Proteins co-encoded in one Brassica rapa cultivar Chiifu-401-42 chromosome A02, CAAS_Brap_v3.01, whole genome shotgun sequence genomic window:
- the LOC103853982 gene encoding probable pectate lyase 6: MAFAYLNLGSYVIVFVSLSIAIVAPSVQAHIAVFDDYWTQRQANALRQTMESYEPNPLNVTNHFNYHAALAMETTGADNGTRRELGQVKAGQKARGGRFKSLNAIDRCWRGDKNWAKNRKKLADCVLGFGLKTTGGKNGPIYVVTDASDDDLLSPKPGTLRHAVTRDRPLWIIFARTMVIKLQQELMITNDKTIDGRGVSVYITGGAGFTLQFVKNVIIHNIHMKFIKRGFGGLIRDSEEHFGLRTISDGDGINIFGATNIWIDHVSMRNCSDGMIDAIMGSTAITISNSHFTDHKEVMLFGAKNGDEFDKKMQITVAFNHFGKRLNQRMPRVRYGMVHVVNNDYTHWEMYAIGGNMNPTIISQGNRFIAPPKEDCKQVTKREYTAYPEWKSWNWQSERDYFLNGAYFVQSGKSNAWSAAPKNPIPKEFTIRPQPGTKVRSLTKDAGTLDCRPGKSC, from the exons AGCCAACGCGTTGAGACAAACAATGGAATCTTATGAACCCAACCCGTTGAACGTCACGAACCACTTTAACTACCATGCAGCATT AGCAATGGAGACGACTGGTGCTGACAACGGAACAAGGAGAGAGCTCGGACAAGTTAAAGCCGGTCAGAAAGCACGTGGCGGAAGGTTCAAATCCCTTAACGCGATTGACAGATGCTGGAGAGGAGACAAAAACTGGGCGAAGAACAGGAAGAAGCTAGCGGACTGCGTCCTAGGGTTTGGTCTGAAAACAACCGGAGGCAAAAACGGACCCATCTACGTAGTCACAGACGCATCGGACGACGATCTGTTAAGCCCCAAACCAGGAACTCTAAGACACGCCGTGACTCGCGACAGACCACTTTGGATCATATTTGCTAGAACCATGGTCATAAAACTACAACAAGAGCTGATGATAACAAACGATAAAACCATCGACGGTCGAGGAGTGAGTGTTTATATAACCGGAGGTGCAGGATTCACGTTACAGTTCGTGAAGAATGTGATCATACACAATATTCATATGAAGTTTATTAAAAGAGGATTCGGTGGGTTGATTAGAGACTCCGAAGAACATTTTGGGCTTAGAACAATTAGTGATGGTGACGGGATCAATATCTTTGGAGCTACAAACATATGGATCGATCATGTCTCCATGAGGAACTGTTCTGATGGTATGATCGATGCCATCATGGGATCGACCGCCATTACTATCTCCAATTCCCATTTCACCGACCATAAGGAG GTGATGTTGTTTGGGGCTAAAAACGGTGACGAGTTCGACAAGAAAATGCAGATCACGGTTGCGTTTAACCATTTTGGTAAGAGATTGAATCAAAGAATGCCAAGGGTGAGATACGGTATGGTCCATGTAGTGAATAATGACTACACTCACTGGGAAATGTATGCAATTGGTGGAAACATGAACCCTACCATTATAAGTCAAGGCAATCGTTTCATTGCTCCTCCTAAAGAAGATTGCAAACAG GTTACAAAGAGAGAGTACACAGCGTATCCAGAGTGGAAGTCATGGAACTGGCAATCAGAGAGAGATTACTTTTTGAATGGAGCTTACTTTGTGCAATCAGGAAAGTCAAATGCATGGAGCGCTGCACCAAAAAATCCAATCCCTAAAGAGTTTACAATCCGTCCTCAGCCAGGAACAAAGGTAAGAAGTCTCACCAAAGATGCTGGTACGCTTGATTGCAGACCAGGAAAGTCCTGCTGA